A window of the Methyloprofundus sp. genome harbors these coding sequences:
- a CDS encoding 3',5'-nucleoside bisphosphate phosphatase, producing the protein MTATLYDLHCHSTASDGALSPADVVLRAKEHGVTDLALTDHDTIAGIKQAQQTAAQHALNLIPGIELSCTWNKRTFHIVGLNIDPNNATLVAGTQDLQEIRLLRAQKIAYKLAKQKIPGALEAVQLSAGAGMITRTHFADFLLKNNYVSSMQGAFDRYLGQSKPAFVSTEWAPLEQALAWINNAGGVAVVAHPMRYKLTASWMRRFLGAFKEYGGLGMEIITARSNPDEIRRALLFAKQFELYGSVGSDFHSPKNQWVELGRLAPLPVNIRPVWQLFTE; encoded by the coding sequence ATGACAGCCACGCTCTATGATTTACACTGTCACTCCACTGCCTCTGATGGCGCTTTATCACCAGCAGACGTTGTGCTGCGCGCCAAAGAGCATGGCGTAACTGATTTAGCCCTGACTGATCACGATACCATTGCAGGTATTAAGCAGGCTCAACAAACAGCTGCACAACATGCTCTAAACCTGATTCCGGGCATAGAATTATCTTGCACTTGGAATAAAAGAACTTTCCACATAGTCGGCTTAAATATTGATCCGAATAACGCCACACTCGTTGCCGGCACCCAAGATTTACAAGAGATTCGCTTGCTACGTGCGCAAAAAATTGCCTATAAATTAGCAAAGCAAAAAATACCAGGTGCTTTAGAAGCAGTACAACTCAGCGCAGGTGCGGGCATGATTACCCGTACTCATTTTGCAGATTTTTTATTAAAAAATAATTATGTCAGCAGCATGCAAGGTGCTTTTGATCGTTACTTAGGACAAAGTAAGCCTGCCTTTGTCAGTACCGAATGGGCCCCGCTAGAACAAGCACTCGCCTGGATTAACAATGCTGGCGGAGTCGCAGTGGTCGCACATCCCATGCGCTATAAATTAACCGCCAGTTGGATGCGCCGCTTTCTAGGTGCCTTTAAAGAATATGGCGGACTAGGCATGGAAATCATCACCGCTCGCAGTAACCCCGATGAAATTAGACGCGCGCTACTGTTTGCCAAACAATTTGAATTATATGGTTCGGTCGGCTCAGACTTTCATTCACCCAAAAATCAATGGGTCGAATTAGGGCGCTTAGCTCCCCTTCCCGTCAACATACGTCCCGTATGGCAGCTATTTACAGAATAA